One genomic window of Parabacteroides pacaensis includes the following:
- the rpsB gene encoding 30S ribosomal protein S2, with protein MSRVNFDQLLEAGVHFGHLKRKWNPAMAPYIFMERNGIHIIDLHKTVAKVDEAAEALKQIAKSGKKILFVATKKQAKQTVADRASSVGMPYVIERWPGGMLTNFPTIRKAIKKMTTIDKMTKDGTFDNLSKREKLQITRQRAKLEKTLGSIADLTRLPSALFVVDVMKEHIAVREANRLGIPVFGMVDTNSDPNEVDFVIPANDDATKSVDVILGAVCEAMREGLEERKAEKVDSESSEDSPKKERKAKSGVKKERTKKEDEEALNAKVADKFIKDEE; from the coding sequence ATGTCAAGAGTTAATTTTGATCAGTTATTAGAAGCCGGAGTACACTTCGGACACTTAAAAAGAAAGTGGAACCCCGCAATGGCTCCTTATATTTTCATGGAGCGTAATGGTATTCATATCATTGATTTACATAAAACAGTTGCTAAAGTAGATGAGGCAGCAGAGGCATTGAAACAGATTGCGAAATCTGGAAAGAAAATCCTTTTTGTTGCTACTAAAAAACAAGCTAAACAAACTGTTGCCGACAGAGCTTCTTCTGTGGGTATGCCTTACGTTATCGAACGCTGGCCGGGCGGGATGTTGACTAACTTCCCTACTATCCGTAAAGCAATCAAAAAGATGACTACTATTGATAAGATGACGAAGGATGGTACGTTTGATAATCTTTCTAAAAGAGAAAAACTTCAAATTACTCGCCAACGGGCTAAATTGGAAAAGACTTTGGGTTCTATTGCAGACTTGACTCGCCTTCCTTCCGCTTTGTTCGTGGTAGACGTAATGAAAGAACATATTGCTGTTCGTGAAGCCAACCGTCTGGGGATTCCCGTATTCGGTATGGTAGACACTAACTCCGATCCTAACGAAGTGGATTTTGTAATCCCTGCGAACGACGATGCTACTAAATCCGTAGATGTTATCTTAGGAGCCGTATGCGAAGCTATGCGGGAAGGTTTGGAAGAACGTAAAGCAGAAAAAGTGGATAGCGAATCTTCTGAAGATTCTCCTAAAAAGGAACGGAAAGCAAAATCCGGCGTAAAGAAGGAAAGAACGAAGAAGGAAGACGAAGAAGCATTAAATGCTAAAGTCGCCGACAAGTTCATTAAGGATGAAGAATAG
- the tsf gene encoding translation elongation factor Ts — translation MAVSMADITHLRKMTGAGMMDCKNALNEANGDFDKAMEIIRKKGQAVAAKRSDREASEGCVLAAENGNFAAVVALKCETDFVAKNADFVALTQSILNKALEAKPSTKEELLALEIDGSTIQNLITDKIGVTGEKMELGEYGFVTGETVVSYIHPGNKLATVVALNQPNVERQVARDVAMQVAAMNPVAVRPEEVPAEIIEKELEIARDKARAAGKPENLIDRIAQGGLNKYYQENTLLQQAFIKDAKETIDQYLKKQNKDLTVVAFKRVTLNVD, via the coding sequence ATGGCAGTATCAATGGCAGATATTACCCATCTTCGTAAAATGACCGGGGCGGGTATGATGGATTGCAAGAATGCATTGAATGAAGCAAATGGTGATTTTGATAAGGCAATGGAAATTATCCGTAAAAAAGGTCAGGCTGTTGCCGCTAAACGTTCGGATCGCGAAGCTTCCGAAGGTTGTGTGTTGGCAGCTGAAAACGGAAACTTTGCCGCTGTAGTAGCTTTGAAGTGTGAAACTGACTTTGTGGCAAAGAATGCGGATTTCGTAGCTCTTACCCAATCTATCCTTAACAAAGCGTTGGAAGCTAAACCGTCTACTAAAGAAGAATTACTTGCGCTTGAAATCGATGGTAGTACAATTCAGAACCTTATTACTGACAAAATCGGTGTTACCGGCGAAAAGATGGAATTGGGTGAATATGGTTTCGTAACGGGTGAAACTGTAGTTTCTTACATCCATCCGGGGAATAAATTGGCTACAGTGGTTGCTTTGAATCAGCCGAACGTGGAACGCCAGGTAGCTCGCGATGTAGCTATGCAGGTGGCAGCAATGAATCCTGTTGCTGTTCGTCCGGAAGAAGTTCCTGCCGAAATCATTGAAAAAGAATTGGAAATTGCTCGTGATAAAGCTCGTGCTGCCGGCAAACCGGAAAACCTGATCGACCGTATCGCTCAAGGCGGTTTGAATAAGTATTATCAGGAAAATACGTTGTTACAACAGGCTTTTATCAAAGATGCGAAAGAAACAATAGACCAATATTTGAAAAAGCAAAATAAAGATCTTACGGTAGTTGCTTTCAAACGGGTTACTTTGAATGTAGACTGA
- a CDS encoding arginine repressor encodes MSTKKERLEAIGRIIRAEAINNQEELLEKLNESGFMVTQATLSRDIKQLKIAKVRDVNRNYVYRLPDFVSTGTSQKQIIGGDKNIEFSGNLAVVKTRPGYAMGIASDIDTHAPQEILGTIAGDDTILIIPREGISRQKVIQALSPFLE; translated from the coding sequence ATGAGTACAAAGAAGGAACGATTGGAAGCCATAGGCCGTATTATACGGGCAGAAGCAATAAATAATCAGGAGGAACTACTTGAAAAGCTGAATGAAAGCGGCTTTATGGTTACTCAAGCTACTTTGTCACGGGACATTAAACAACTGAAAATAGCTAAAGTTCGCGATGTAAACAGAAACTATGTATACCGCCTTCCTGATTTCGTTTCTACCGGGACATCCCAAAAACAAATTATAGGAGGCGACAAGAATATCGAATTTTCCGGAAATCTGGCGGTGGTCAAAACACGTCCGGGATACGCCATGGGAATCGCTTCGGACATCGATACGCATGCCCCTCAGGAAATATTGGGAACTATCGCCGGAGACGATACCATTCTCATCATACCCCGTGAAGGGATCAGCCGGCAAAAAGTAATCCAAGCATTATCTCCCTTTTTAGAGTAA
- a CDS encoding TolC family protein — protein sequence MQAQDTNKQWTLQECIEYAIEHNIDLKQKEQVQKSKEVDLNTSKNSWLPNLNASMGQDFSFGRSQSTNNVIVDQNASSSSLGIQTNMPLFTGLRVYNEIQARKLDLKAATENLNKAKDDLAINVASYYIQVLYNKEILRVANLQVELSKEQVNKTQALVDAGKVPLSQLYDIKAQLAKDEVTQTDARNNVNLALLDLAQALEMEQSGEDFNITDPIAGNPVELYMNSILPPDDIYNHAVSFKPQIKEQEYMVESYKKLLKVSQAAYFPQLSLYASYRTSYYYSYSEREANRSFSSQFKQNGQKGLGLSLSIPLFNRFSTRNAVRSSRIAIINQELMMENTKKVLYKEIQQAYYNAVAAQEKYNASEKSVEATREAFKYAEERYNAGKSTVFEFNDAKTKYAQSLAEQAQAKYNYILRTKILDFYNGTPIQL from the coding sequence ATGCAGGCACAGGATACAAACAAACAATGGACTTTACAGGAATGTATCGAATATGCGATAGAACATAATATAGACCTGAAGCAGAAGGAACAAGTACAAAAGAGCAAAGAAGTAGATCTAAACACCAGCAAAAACAGTTGGCTACCCAACTTAAATGCAAGTATGGGGCAAGATTTCAGCTTCGGACGTTCCCAATCTACCAATAACGTAATTGTAGACCAAAATGCCAGCAGTTCTTCCCTGGGTATCCAAACGAACATGCCTTTGTTTACCGGTTTACGGGTGTATAATGAAATACAAGCCCGCAAACTGGATTTAAAAGCAGCTACCGAGAACTTGAATAAAGCGAAAGACGATTTAGCAATCAACGTGGCTTCTTACTATATTCAGGTGCTTTACAATAAAGAAATTCTCCGGGTAGCCAATCTACAAGTGGAACTTAGCAAGGAGCAAGTCAATAAAACACAAGCGCTAGTCGATGCCGGCAAGGTCCCCCTCTCGCAGCTTTACGATATTAAAGCTCAATTGGCGAAAGACGAAGTAACGCAGACGGATGCGCGAAACAATGTAAACCTGGCATTGCTAGATTTAGCACAGGCATTGGAAATGGAACAAAGCGGGGAGGATTTTAACATTACCGACCCGATTGCCGGCAATCCTGTAGAATTATACATGAATAGCATTCTTCCTCCCGACGATATTTATAACCATGCTGTTTCCTTCAAACCTCAAATCAAGGAACAGGAATATATGGTAGAAAGCTATAAAAAATTACTAAAAGTATCCCAGGCTGCTTATTTTCCCCAACTGAGTTTGTATGCTTCGTACCGTACCAGTTATTATTATTCCTATAGCGAACGGGAGGCAAACCGATCATTCTCGAGCCAGTTCAAACAGAACGGGCAAAAAGGGCTGGGTTTAAGCTTATCTATTCCTTTATTCAACCGGTTTTCTACGCGGAATGCCGTACGTAGTTCCCGGATTGCCATTATCAATCAGGAACTAATGATGGAAAACACTAAAAAAGTCTTATACAAAGAAATCCAGCAAGCCTATTATAATGCCGTAGCTGCCCAGGAAAAATACAATGCTTCCGAAAAATCGGTAGAAGCTACCCGGGAAGCATTTAAATATGCAGAAGAACGTTACAATGCCGGCAAATCTACCGTGTTCGAATTCAACGACGCAAAGACAAAATATGCTCAAAGCCTAGCAGAACAAGCCCAGGCGAAATACAATTATATTTTACGTACCAAGATATTAGATTTTTATAACGGTACTCCTATTCAACTCTAA
- the rplM gene encoding 50S ribosomal protein L13, which translates to MDTLSFKTISANKATVNKEWVIVDATGQHLGRLCSKVAKLLRGKYKPNFTPHVDCGDNVIIINADKVVLTGKKWTDRVYLRYTGYPGGQREFTPEVLMKKGADRLFRKVVKGMLPKNRLGARILGNLYVYEGTEHKQEAQQPKSIDINSLK; encoded by the coding sequence GTGGATACTTTAAGTTTTAAGACCATTTCTGCAAACAAAGCAACTGTAAACAAAGAATGGGTCATTGTTGACGCAACAGGGCAACATTTGGGTCGTCTCTGCTCGAAAGTAGCAAAACTTTTGAGAGGTAAGTATAAACCCAATTTTACGCCTCATGTAGATTGTGGGGATAATGTAATTATTATCAATGCCGACAAAGTAGTTCTAACAGGTAAGAAATGGACAGATCGTGTATATCTGCGCTATACGGGCTATCCCGGTGGCCAGAGAGAATTTACTCCTGAAGTGTTAATGAAAAAAGGAGCGGACCGTCTTTTCAGAAAAGTAGTAAAGGGCATGCTCCCTAAAAACCGTCTGGGCGCTCGTATCTTGGGTAATCTGTATGTTTACGAAGGAACAGAGCATAAACAAGAGGCTCAACAACCTAAATCAATTGATATAAACTCACTTAAATAA
- the argC gene encoding N-acetyl-gamma-glutamyl-phosphate reductase: MIKAGIIGGAGYTAGELIRLLLNHPDAEITFINSSSNAGNLITDVHEGLYGETTLRFTSELPLDSIDILFFCTAHGDTKKFMESHTIPEQVKIIDLSMDYRIESPEHDFVYGLPELNRRRLCKARHIANPGCFATCIQLGVLPLAKHLMLNSELHVNAITGSTGAGVKPSPTSHFSWRNDNISIYKPFTHQHLAEIGQSLRQLQNSFNSAINFIPVRGNFARGIFTTTYMDCKISLDEIRRIYDEYYDDHSFTFIVDKNPDLKQVVNTNKCLIYLQKHENKLLIISMIDNLLKGASGQAIHNMNLLFGLEETTGLKLKPSAF, from the coding sequence ATGATAAAAGCAGGGATTATAGGGGGAGCCGGATATACGGCAGGCGAATTGATCCGCTTATTGCTTAACCATCCCGACGCTGAAATTACCTTTATAAACAGCAGCAGCAATGCAGGCAATTTGATTACCGACGTACACGAAGGTTTGTATGGCGAAACCACCTTACGCTTCACCAGCGAACTTCCTTTAGACAGCATCGATATCTTATTCTTTTGTACCGCTCATGGCGATACTAAGAAATTCATGGAAAGCCATACGATCCCTGAACAAGTAAAAATCATAGACCTCAGTATGGATTACCGCATCGAAAGCCCGGAGCATGATTTCGTATACGGCTTACCCGAACTGAACCGGCGCCGTCTCTGTAAAGCCCGGCATATTGCCAACCCCGGATGTTTCGCCACGTGTATCCAGCTAGGCGTTTTACCGTTAGCTAAACACTTGATGCTGAATTCCGAGTTGCACGTAAATGCCATCACCGGTTCCACAGGAGCGGGAGTAAAGCCTTCTCCTACCTCCCACTTTAGCTGGCGGAACGACAATATTTCTATTTATAAGCCGTTTACGCACCAGCATTTGGCAGAGATCGGGCAAAGCTTGCGCCAATTGCAAAACAGCTTTAACAGTGCTATCAATTTTATCCCGGTACGGGGTAACTTTGCACGAGGCATTTTCACAACTACTTATATGGATTGTAAAATAAGCCTGGACGAAATCCGGCGCATTTACGACGAATATTACGACGATCATTCTTTTACGTTTATCGTAGACAAGAATCCTGACCTGAAGCAAGTAGTCAATACGAACAAATGTCTTATCTACCTGCAAAAACATGAGAATAAGCTACTTATCATTTCCATGATAGACAACTTATTGAAAGGGGCCAGCGGACAAGCCATTCATAACATGAACCTGCTTTTCGGACTGGAAGAGACGACAGGGTTAAAGCTGAAGCCGTCGGCATTCTAA
- a CDS encoding aspartate aminotransferase family protein produces the protein MNLFDVYPLFNIEIVRGKGCRVYDSEGTEYLDLYGGHAVISVGHCHPYYVEKLTEQLNKLGFYSNSVVNSLQKTLAEKLGKLSGYEDYSLFLINSGAEANENALKLASFHNGKKRVLSFCKAFHGRTSAAVRVTDNPKIIAPINENIPVTYLPLNDIEAVENELKKGDVSSIIIEGIQGVGGIQLPSAEFLHDLRALSTRYGAVLILDEIQSGYGRSGKFFAHQYAGIRPDIITVAKGIANGFPMGGVLISPMFKPVYGMLGTTFGGNHLACAAAIAVLDIMEKENLLDNVNQVGAYLLEELKKMPRIKEVRGEGLMIGIEFDEPIKELRNKLLFEEKVFTGVAGTNTIRLLPPLCLSKEEAQEFISKFGKLLNA, from the coding sequence ATGAATCTATTTGATGTATATCCTTTATTTAATATAGAAATAGTAAGAGGGAAAGGCTGCCGGGTCTACGACTCGGAGGGTACGGAATACCTGGATCTGTACGGAGGTCATGCAGTTATCTCCGTAGGACACTGCCATCCTTATTATGTTGAAAAACTGACCGAACAACTCAACAAATTGGGGTTTTATTCTAATTCGGTGGTCAATAGCCTGCAAAAAACGTTGGCAGAAAAGTTAGGCAAACTATCCGGTTACGAGGATTATTCCCTTTTCTTGATCAACTCCGGAGCCGAGGCGAACGAAAACGCATTAAAGCTCGCCTCTTTCCACAATGGTAAAAAACGGGTACTCTCTTTTTGCAAAGCTTTTCACGGACGTACTTCCGCAGCTGTCAGAGTAACGGATAATCCTAAAATCATTGCTCCTATTAACGAAAACATTCCGGTAACTTACCTTCCGCTCAATGATATCGAAGCGGTAGAAAACGAACTTAAAAAAGGAGACGTTTCCTCTATCATCATCGAAGGAATCCAAGGCGTAGGAGGCATTCAATTACCTTCAGCCGAGTTTCTTCACGACTTGCGCGCACTTAGTACCCGGTACGGCGCAGTCCTTATTCTGGATGAGATACAGTCCGGTTACGGAAGAAGCGGTAAATTCTTTGCCCATCAATATGCAGGCATTCGTCCGGACATCATCACCGTAGCAAAAGGAATTGCCAACGGGTTCCCGATGGGAGGCGTGCTTATCAGTCCGATGTTTAAGCCGGTCTACGGAATGCTGGGAACTACTTTCGGGGGAAACCACCTGGCTTGTGCCGCAGCTATTGCCGTACTCGACATCATGGAAAAAGAAAACTTGCTGGACAACGTCAACCAAGTAGGTGCTTATCTGTTGGAAGAATTGAAAAAGATGCCCCGCATCAAAGAAGTACGTGGAGAAGGATTGATGATCGGAATAGAATTTGACGAACCGATTAAAGAGCTTCGTAACAAATTACTTTTCGAAGAAAAAGTATTTACCGGAGTAGCGGGAACCAATACCATCCGCTTACTCCCGCCTCTTTGCCTTTCGAAAGAAGAAGCTCAAGAGTTTATTTCTAAATTCGGCAAACTGCTCAACGCTTAA
- a CDS encoding porin family protein, with translation MKKIVFILALFLLITPLSAQVTFGVKAGAGFSSLVQRRDGQLKSGGRFGYSVAGIADIRLYHRVSLRPELAFTSQGGSFYTQMEEDFPEDHNSHYYSIQIPLNVMYTFTYEDVKFGVGGGPALDIPLWGYAKVDGHHHDMSFGSKTTDNLKAIDLGVNVGINIEYHKFFFSVNSFCGVLNMSPLKKLGEPSLYQNNVTFSVGYMFRR, from the coding sequence ATGAAGAAAATTGTATTTATCCTGGCATTATTTCTGCTCATCACTCCGCTTTCGGCGCAAGTAACTTTTGGAGTAAAAGCGGGGGCTGGTTTTTCTTCTTTGGTACAACGACGCGACGGGCAGCTTAAATCCGGTGGTCGTTTTGGATATAGTGTGGCCGGGATAGCGGATATCCGTCTGTATCATCGGGTTTCTTTACGCCCGGAATTAGCCTTCACCAGTCAAGGCGGTTCTTTTTACACCCAAATGGAGGAGGATTTTCCCGAAGATCATAACAGTCATTATTATTCTATCCAGATTCCTCTGAATGTAATGTATACTTTTACTTATGAAGATGTAAAATTCGGAGTAGGTGGCGGCCCGGCTTTAGATATTCCTCTCTGGGGATACGCCAAGGTGGACGGACACCACCACGACATGAGTTTCGGAAGTAAAACGACCGACAATTTAAAAGCTATAGATTTGGGAGTGAATGTGGGAATTAATATTGAGTATCATAAATTCTTTTTTTCCGTCAATTCTTTTTGCGGCGTGTTGAATATGAGTCCATTGAAAAAATTAGGAGAACCCTCACTTTACCAGAATAATGTAACTTTCTCTGTAGGCTACATGTTCCGCCGTTAA
- a CDS encoding GNAT family N-acetyltransferase, whose amino-acid sequence MENKIEIDVMVADASHEVYVDTILETIEAAAKVRGTGIAKRTHEYVAQKMKEGKAIIALAADEFAGFSYIESWGNKQYVATSGLIVADKFRGLGLAKRIKHASFTLARLRWPKAKIFSLTSGAAVMKMNTELGYVPVTFNELTDDESFWRGCEGCINHPILVEKKRKFCICTAMLYDPADPHNIKREEERNARI is encoded by the coding sequence ATGGAAAATAAAATTGAAATTGATGTAATGGTTGCCGACGCCTCCCATGAAGTATACGTCGATACCATTCTGGAAACCATCGAAGCAGCCGCGAAAGTACGGGGAACCGGCATTGCCAAACGTACACACGAATACGTGGCCCAGAAAATGAAAGAAGGGAAAGCCATCATCGCTTTGGCTGCCGACGAGTTTGCCGGCTTCAGTTACATCGAGTCGTGGGGAAATAAACAGTACGTAGCTACCTCCGGGCTTATTGTTGCGGATAAGTTTCGTGGCCTGGGGCTTGCCAAGCGCATTAAACATGCCTCTTTTACCTTAGCCCGTTTACGATGGCCCAAAGCAAAAATATTCAGTTTAACTTCCGGCGCGGCCGTAATGAAAATGAATACGGAACTAGGATATGTGCCGGTTACATTCAATGAACTTACGGACGACGAATCGTTCTGGCGGGGATGTGAAGGATGCATCAACCATCCTATCCTGGTAGAAAAGAAACGTAAATTCTGCATTTGTACAGCCATGCTTTACGATCCCGCCGACCCTCATAATATCAAAAGGGAAGAAGAAAGAAATGCCCGGATATAA
- the rpsI gene encoding 30S ribosomal protein S9, whose product MEVVNAIGRRKAAVARVFVSEGTGKITINKRDLENYFPSSILQFVVKQPLNKLGVAEQYDIKINLDGGGFKGQSEAARLAISRALIKINPEDKPALRAEGFVTRDPRAVERKKPGRPKARKRFQFSKR is encoded by the coding sequence ATGGAAGTAGTAAATGCAATAGGAAGACGTAAAGCCGCAGTAGCTCGCGTTTTCGTTAGCGAAGGAACCGGAAAGATAACTATCAACAAACGTGACCTTGAGAATTACTTTCCTTCTTCTATTCTGCAGTTCGTTGTAAAACAACCGTTGAACAAGCTTGGTGTTGCCGAACAATATGACATCAAGATTAATCTTGACGGTGGTGGTTTCAAAGGACAATCGGAAGCCGCTCGTTTGGCTATCTCCCGTGCTTTGATCAAGATCAACCCGGAAGATAAACCGGCTTTAAGGGCAGAAGGATTTGTAACTCGTGATCCGCGTGCAGTGGAACGTAAGAAACCGGGTCGTCCCAAAGCAAGAAAGAGATTCCAGTTCAGCAAACGTTAA
- a CDS encoding argininosuccinate synthase — protein MKKKVVVAFSGGLDTSFTVMYLAKEKGYEVYAACANTGGFSEEQLKKNEENAYKLGAVKYVTLDVTKEYYEKSLKYMIFGNVLRNGTYPISVSSERIFQGLAIARYANEIGADAIAHGSTGAGNDQVRFDMTFLVLSPEVEIITLTRDMALSREYEINYLKEHGFEADFTKLKYSYNVGLWGTSICGGEILDSAQGLPEEAYLKQVEKTGSEQLRIEFKKGEIYAVNREVFDDKIKAIQKVEEIGAAYGIGRDMHVGDTIIGIKGRVGFEAAAPMLIIGAHRFLEKYTLSKWQQYWKDQVANWYGMFLHESQYLEPVMRDIEAMLQESQRNVNGTAILELRPLSFFTVGVESEDDLVKTKFGEYGEMQKGWTAEDAKGFIKVLSTPLRVYYNNHKGEEI, from the coding sequence ATGAAAAAGAAAGTAGTGGTTGCATTCAGCGGAGGACTGGATACCTCGTTTACCGTAATGTACCTGGCAAAGGAAAAAGGATACGAAGTATATGCAGCATGTGCCAACACAGGCGGTTTCAGTGAAGAACAATTGAAAAAGAACGAAGAAAATGCCTATAAATTAGGGGCCGTGAAATATGTCACCCTCGACGTAACCAAGGAATATTATGAAAAGAGCCTGAAATACATGATATTCGGGAACGTGTTACGTAACGGAACCTACCCCATCTCGGTAAGCTCCGAACGTATTTTCCAAGGCCTTGCCATTGCACGCTATGCCAACGAAATAGGAGCCGATGCCATTGCCCACGGGTCTACCGGTGCGGGAAACGACCAAGTTCGCTTTGACATGACTTTCCTGGTACTCTCCCCGGAAGTAGAAATTATTACCCTCACCCGGGATATGGCACTAAGCCGCGAGTACGAAATCAACTATTTAAAAGAGCATGGTTTCGAAGCCGACTTTACCAAACTGAAATATTCTTACAATGTAGGGTTATGGGGTACCTCTATCTGTGGAGGTGAAATTTTAGACTCCGCCCAAGGGCTGCCCGAAGAGGCGTATCTGAAACAGGTAGAAAAAACCGGCAGCGAACAGTTACGGATCGAGTTTAAGAAGGGAGAAATTTATGCGGTCAACAGAGAAGTATTCGACGATAAAATCAAGGCAATCCAGAAAGTAGAAGAAATAGGGGCAGCTTACGGTATCGGACGCGACATGCATGTAGGCGACACCATTATCGGCATCAAAGGCCGTGTGGGATTCGAAGCAGCCGCTCCGATGTTGATTATCGGTGCCCACCGTTTCCTGGAAAAATACACGTTAAGCAAATGGCAACAATATTGGAAAGACCAGGTAGCGAATTGGTACGGCATGTTCCTGCATGAAAGCCAATATTTGGAACCGGTAATGCGTGACATAGAAGCCATGCTGCAGGAATCACAACGGAATGTAAACGGAACCGCCATCCTGGAACTGCGTCCGCTGTCGTTCTTTACGGTAGGAGTCGAATCGGAAGATGATTTGGTAAAAACCAAATTCGGCGAATACGGCGAAATGCAAAAAGGCTGGACTGCTGAAGATGCGAAAGGATTCATCAAAGTTCTTTCTACTCCGTTACGGGTTTATTATAACAACCATAAGGGCGAAGAAATATGA
- a CDS encoding 3-keto-disaccharide hydrolase has protein sequence MKQIITFATCLFFYAASMAASSTAGENNSKGQTSSHEKKQKHGWVSLFNGKNLEGWTSVGKETPPVKGWTVEEGILTVNQGGPKHGGDMITHEQYSDFDLRFEFRLTKAANSGVKYLFTNYEKGGWLGSEYQVLDDDFHPDAKAGRNGNRKTASLYDIFPPGKKQMKPTGEWNTGRIVVKGSVVTHYLNGKKVLTYNRESEAYKDAVRRSKFKDSHPLFGTVKKGYIMLQDHQDEVSYRNIRIKELGK, from the coding sequence ATGAAACAAATTATTACATTCGCTACTTGCTTATTCTTTTATGCAGCAAGTATGGCTGCTTCTTCAACAGCCGGTGAAAACAACAGTAAAGGACAAACTTCCTCCCATGAAAAGAAACAAAAGCACGGATGGGTCTCTCTCTTTAACGGAAAGAACCTGGAGGGATGGACGTCAGTAGGTAAAGAAACACCTCCCGTAAAAGGATGGACGGTGGAAGAAGGAATCCTGACCGTAAACCAGGGAGGCCCCAAACATGGGGGTGATATGATTACCCATGAACAATATTCCGATTTCGACTTGCGTTTTGAGTTCAGGTTAACTAAGGCAGCCAATAGCGGGGTCAAGTATCTTTTCACTAACTATGAGAAAGGAGGCTGGCTGGGAAGCGAGTATCAAGTATTGGACGATGATTTCCACCCCGATGCAAAAGCAGGTCGCAACGGTAACCGGAAAACGGCTTCCCTTTATGATATCTTCCCTCCGGGGAAAAAGCAGATGAAGCCTACAGGCGAATGGAACACAGGACGTATCGTTGTAAAAGGTTCCGTGGTAACTCATTACCTAAACGGTAAAAAAGTGCTGACTTACAATAGGGAAAGCGAGGCTTATAAAGACGCAGTACGCCGTAGCAAGTTTAAAGACAGCCATCCGCTATTCGGTACGGTGAAGAAAGGATATATCATGTTGCAAGATCATCAGGATGAAGTATCTTACAGAAACATACGCATCAAAGAATTAGGAAAGTAG